The following coding sequences are from one Achromobacter sp. B7 window:
- a CDS encoding amino acid ABC transporter ATP-binding protein, whose protein sequence is MPLIALEDVRKKFGDNEVLKGVTLRVEPGEVIAIIGKSGSGKSTLLRCVNGLEQIDGGAIMVADAQLGDDELRLRALRLKVGMIFQQFNLFPHLTVGRNVMLSPMVAKRMPEADAADMARAMLTRVGLAHKFDAWPEELSGGQQQRVAIARALAMQPLALLCDEITSALDPELVNEVLAVVRELAADGMTLLMVTHEMRFAREVCDRVVFMHQGRVHEIGPPEELFASPATPELRQFLGMTNLAM, encoded by the coding sequence ATGCCCCTCATCGCCCTTGAAGACGTCCGCAAGAAATTCGGCGACAACGAAGTCCTGAAGGGGGTGACGCTGCGCGTTGAACCCGGCGAGGTCATCGCCATCATCGGCAAGAGCGGCTCGGGCAAGAGCACGCTGCTGCGCTGCGTGAACGGGTTGGAGCAGATTGACGGCGGCGCCATCATGGTGGCCGACGCGCAGTTGGGCGACGACGAGCTGCGGCTGCGCGCGCTGCGGCTCAAGGTTGGCATGATCTTCCAGCAGTTCAACCTGTTTCCGCACCTGACGGTGGGGCGCAACGTGATGCTGTCGCCCATGGTGGCCAAGCGCATGCCGGAAGCGGACGCGGCCGACATGGCGCGCGCCATGCTGACGCGCGTGGGGCTGGCGCACAAGTTCGATGCGTGGCCCGAGGAACTGTCCGGCGGTCAGCAACAGCGCGTGGCGATTGCGCGCGCGTTGGCGATGCAGCCGCTGGCGCTGCTGTGCGACGAAATCACATCGGCGCTGGACCCGGAGCTGGTCAATGAAGTGCTGGCGGTGGTGCGCGAGCTGGCGGCCGACGGCATGACGCTGCTGATGGTCACGCACGAGATGCGCTTTGCGCGCGAGGTCTGCGACCGCGTCGTCTTCATGCACCAGGGCCGCGTGCATGAGATCGGGCCGCCCGAGGAGTTGTTCGCATCGCCCGCCACCCCCGAACTGCGGCAATTCCTGGGGATGACGAACCTGGCGATGTGA
- a CDS encoding amino acid ABC transporter permease gives MIEFSMWDIVRNLLLAARWTVVLSLVAFVGGALMGMLALMMRTSRVALMRRASWAYIELFQGTPLLMQLFLAFFGLSLLGLEVPPWLAAGAALTLWSGAFLAEIWRGCVEAIPKGQWEASASLALGYVQQMRYVVLPQALRIAIAPTVGFAVQIVKSTALTSIIGFTELSKASTVITNATFSPFTVYACAALIYFALCWPLSRLSLRLERKLHAPHRP, from the coding sequence ATGATTGAATTTTCAATGTGGGACATCGTCCGCAACCTGCTGCTGGCCGCGCGCTGGACGGTGGTGCTGTCGCTGGTGGCGTTCGTGGGCGGCGCGCTGATGGGCATGCTGGCGCTGATGATGCGCACGTCGCGCGTGGCGCTGATGCGCCGCGCCAGCTGGGCGTATATCGAACTGTTCCAGGGCACGCCGCTGTTGATGCAGCTGTTCCTGGCGTTCTTCGGGCTGTCGCTGCTGGGGCTGGAAGTGCCGCCCTGGCTGGCAGCGGGCGCCGCGCTGACGCTGTGGTCGGGCGCGTTCCTGGCCGAGATCTGGCGTGGCTGCGTGGAAGCCATTCCAAAAGGCCAATGGGAAGCGTCCGCCAGCCTGGCGCTGGGCTACGTGCAGCAGATGCGCTACGTGGTGCTGCCGCAGGCGCTGCGCATCGCCATTGCGCCCACCGTCGGCTTCGCCGTGCAGATCGTCAAGAGTACGGCGCTGACCTCCATCATCGGGTTCACCGAGCTGTCCAAGGCCAGCACGGTGATCACCAACGCCACGTTCAGTCCCTTCACCGTCTACGCCTGCGCCGCGCTGATCTACTTCGCGCTGTGCTGGCCCCTGTCGCGCCTTAGCCTCCGGCTGGAAAGGAAGTTGCATGCCCCTCATCGCCCTTGA
- a CDS encoding amino acid ABC transporter permease, protein MAYQYDFASVFDYTPVLLKGIGVTVELIAFGAVAGVALGIACAWVRTQGPRGLRAPVAAYVEVIRNTPFLIQLFFVFFGLPSLGVQLGEMQAACLAMALNLGAYSAEIIRAGIDATPKGQYEAGASLAMTRFQVFRHVVLKPALKRIWPALSSQIVIVMLGSAVCSQIAAEDLTFAANFIQSRNFRAFEVYLVTTGIYLVLAIVLRQLLRLAGWRLFRKAAR, encoded by the coding sequence ATGGCTTACCAATACGACTTCGCGTCGGTATTCGACTACACGCCGGTGCTGTTGAAAGGCATCGGCGTGACGGTGGAACTGATCGCCTTCGGCGCGGTGGCGGGCGTGGCGCTGGGCATCGCCTGCGCCTGGGTCCGCACGCAGGGGCCGCGCGGGCTGCGCGCGCCCGTGGCCGCCTATGTCGAGGTGATACGCAACACGCCGTTCCTGATCCAGCTGTTCTTCGTGTTCTTCGGCCTGCCATCGCTGGGCGTGCAGCTGGGCGAGATGCAGGCGGCGTGCCTGGCGATGGCGCTGAACCTGGGCGCCTACAGCGCCGAGATCATCCGCGCCGGCATCGACGCCACGCCCAAAGGGCAGTACGAGGCGGGCGCCAGCCTGGCGATGACGCGCTTTCAGGTGTTCCGGCACGTGGTGCTGAAGCCCGCCTTGAAACGCATCTGGCCGGCGCTGTCGTCGCAGATCGTGATAGTGATGCTGGGCTCGGCGGTGTGCTCGCAGATTGCGGCCGAAGACCTGACCTTTGCCGCCAACTTCATCCAGTCGCGCAATTTCCGCGCGTTTGAGGTGTACCTGGTCACCACCGGCATCTACCTGGTGCTGGCCATTGTCCTGCGCCAGTTGCTGCGCCTGGCGGGCTGGCGACTGTTTCGCAAGGCGGCGCGATGA
- a CDS encoding transporter substrate-binding domain-containing protein yields MNRRTLLLSLCTAASLLAAPLTHADTLDDIVKAGTIKIAVPQDFPPFGSVGADMKPLGYDIDTAALIAKQLGVKLELVPVTSANRVPYLQTRKVDLVISSLGKNAEREKAIDFSDAYAPFFNGVFGPADLKVSSAADLAGKTIGVTRGAVEDIELSKIAPASATLKRYEDNNGTITAFLSGQVPMIATGNVVAAAILARKPAKKPETKFLIKNSPCYIGMNKDEPKLRAKVNDILAAAKRDGSLSAISQKWLGAELPKDL; encoded by the coding sequence ATGAACCGTAGAACCCTGTTGTTGTCCCTTTGCACCGCCGCCAGCCTGCTGGCCGCGCCGCTGACGCACGCCGACACGTTGGATGACATCGTCAAAGCCGGCACCATCAAGATCGCCGTGCCGCAGGACTTCCCGCCGTTCGGCTCGGTGGGCGCCGACATGAAGCCGCTGGGCTATGACATCGATACGGCCGCGCTGATCGCCAAGCAATTGGGCGTGAAGCTGGAACTGGTGCCCGTCACCAGCGCCAACCGGGTGCCTTACTTGCAGACCCGCAAGGTGGACCTGGTGATCTCCAGCCTGGGCAAGAATGCGGAACGCGAGAAAGCCATCGACTTTTCCGACGCTTACGCGCCGTTCTTCAATGGCGTGTTCGGCCCGGCGGATTTGAAGGTGTCGTCGGCGGCGGACCTGGCCGGCAAGACCATCGGCGTCACGCGTGGCGCGGTGGAAGACATCGAGCTGTCGAAGATCGCACCGGCCTCGGCCACCCTGAAGCGCTATGAAGACAACAACGGCACCATCACCGCCTTCCTGTCGGGCCAGGTGCCGATGATTGCCACGGGCAACGTGGTGGCGGCCGCCATCCTGGCGCGCAAGCCGGCCAAGAAGCCCGAGACGAAATTCCTGATCAAGAATTCGCCGTGCTACATCGGCATGAACAAGGACGAGCCCAAGCTGCGCGCCAAGGTCAACGACATTCTGGCCGCCGCCAAGCGTGACGGCTCGTTGTCGGCGATATCGCAGAAGTGGCTGGGGGCCGAGCTGCCCAAGGACCTGTAA
- a CDS encoding LysR family transcriptional regulator: MDRFDQYRVFAQVAEMGSFIKAANALNAPRASVSAAIQQLEAQLGVRLLHRTTRQVRLTADGEQLLARVQPLLADVEDIDQLFHASQLQASGRLSIDVPSRVARRLIAPALPSLLRRHPRLVLALTSTDRAIDLVQEGVDCAVRIGALADSSLVVRPLGRIALINCASPGYLREHGEPRKPADLSEGHWTVGYASPKTRRELPWEFHADDGHIAQPRSRVIVDNAENYIACCLAGMGLIQIPRFDVQHLLDAGELVEVMPAFRAAPMPVSLIYPHRRQRTRRLTVFQDWFESLMRPHLEA; the protein is encoded by the coding sequence ATGGACCGATTCGACCAGTACCGCGTATTCGCCCAAGTCGCCGAGATGGGCAGCTTCATCAAGGCCGCCAACGCGCTGAACGCACCTCGCGCGTCGGTGTCCGCGGCCATCCAGCAACTGGAGGCCCAACTTGGCGTACGCCTGCTGCACCGCACGACGCGGCAGGTGCGGCTGACGGCCGACGGCGAACAATTGCTGGCGCGCGTGCAGCCGCTGCTGGCGGACGTGGAAGACATCGACCAGTTGTTCCATGCCAGCCAGTTGCAGGCCTCGGGCAGATTAAGCATCGACGTGCCCAGCCGGGTGGCGCGCCGCCTGATCGCGCCCGCGTTGCCCAGCCTGCTGCGCCGCCATCCCCGCCTGGTGTTGGCGTTGACCTCGACCGACCGCGCCATCGACCTGGTGCAGGAAGGCGTGGATTGCGCCGTACGGATCGGCGCGCTGGCCGATAGCAGCCTGGTGGTGCGGCCGCTGGGTCGAATCGCCCTGATCAACTGCGCCAGCCCCGGCTACCTGCGCGAACACGGCGAGCCGCGCAAACCCGCCGACCTGTCGGAAGGGCACTGGACGGTGGGCTATGCCTCCCCGAAGACGCGCCGCGAGCTGCCTTGGGAATTTCATGCCGACGACGGGCACATCGCGCAACCGCGCAGCCGCGTGATCGTGGACAACGCCGAAAACTACATCGCCTGCTGTCTGGCGGGGATGGGCCTGATCCAGATACCGCGCTTTGACGTGCAGCATCTGCTGGATGCCGGCGAGCTGGTGGAAGTGATGCCGGCGTTTCGCGCAGCGCCGATGCCGGTGTCGCTGATCTACCCGCATCGACGCCAGCGCACGCGGCGCCTGACCGTGTTCCAGGATTGGTTTGAATCGCTGATGCGGCCCCATCTGGAGGCCTGA
- a CDS encoding SDR family oxidoreductase → MADHSIKGKVVLIAGGAKNLGGLIARDLAAHGARAIAIHYNSAASKAAADATVAAVEAAGAKAVALQADLTTAGAVEKLFADAVAAVGKPDIAINTVGKVLKKPFTEISEAEYDEMTAVNSKTAFFFLREAGRHVNDNGKVCTLVTSLLGAFTPFYAAYAGTKAPVEHYTRAASKEFGARGISVTAVGPGPMDTPFFYPAEGEDAVAYHKTAAALSPFSKTGLTDIEDVVPFIRHLVSDGWWITGQTILINGGYTTK, encoded by the coding sequence ATGGCAGACCATTCCATCAAGGGCAAAGTCGTGCTGATTGCCGGCGGCGCAAAGAACCTGGGCGGCTTGATTGCGCGCGATCTGGCCGCGCACGGCGCCCGCGCCATCGCGATCCACTACAACAGCGCGGCGTCCAAGGCAGCGGCGGACGCAACGGTAGCCGCCGTCGAAGCGGCCGGCGCCAAAGCCGTGGCCTTGCAAGCCGACCTAACAACCGCGGGCGCTGTCGAGAAGCTGTTTGCCGATGCGGTAGCCGCCGTGGGCAAACCGGATATTGCGATCAACACCGTCGGCAAGGTGCTGAAAAAACCGTTCACCGAAATCAGCGAGGCCGAGTACGACGAGATGACGGCGGTCAATTCCAAGACGGCCTTTTTCTTCCTGCGCGAAGCGGGCCGGCACGTCAACGACAACGGCAAGGTATGCACGCTGGTGACGTCGCTGCTGGGCGCGTTCACGCCGTTCTATGCCGCGTACGCCGGCACCAAGGCGCCGGTCGAGCATTACACCCGCGCCGCGTCCAAGGAGTTCGGCGCGCGCGGGATCTCGGTCACGGCGGTGGGCCCCGGCCCCATGGACACGCCGTTCTTCTACCCGGCCGAAGGCGAGGACGCGGTGGCATATCACAAGACCGCGGCCGCGCTGTCGCCGTTCAGCAAGACGGGCTTGACCGACATTGAAGACGTCGTGCCCTTCATTCGCCACCTGGTCAGCGACGGCTGGTGGATCACGGGCCAGACTATTTTGATCAACGGCGGCTACACCACCAAGTAA
- a CDS encoding tripartite tricarboxylate transporter substrate binding protein: MKRILSSLAAGLALAAAGAPVHAEYPERAIRLIVPFPPGQATDIFARALAEKLGAAVKQPIVVENRAGAGSNIGMEQAMRAPADGYTLVIAGSAAAVNQTLYKTINYSLTKDFAPVSGVFSVPLMFLATPASGITSLKQLVTQARANPGELAYASAGIGGTQHLSAEMFKAAANIDIRHIPYKGSGPAQADFLGHQVPLMVDSVTAGLPHVQSKKAVALAVTTAKRLPQLPDVPTVAESGYPGFEAIGWAAVLAPRDTPADVTTYLSRQIGVALNTPEMQKFLRDRGAEPMPLSPEATGKFIASEVDKWGRAVKQSGAQVD; the protein is encoded by the coding sequence ATGAAACGTATTCTTTCCAGTCTTGCCGCCGGCCTGGCGCTGGCGGCGGCCGGCGCGCCGGTGCACGCCGAATATCCTGAACGCGCCATCCGCCTGATCGTGCCGTTCCCGCCCGGGCAGGCCACCGACATCTTTGCCCGCGCGCTGGCTGAAAAGCTGGGCGCCGCCGTCAAGCAGCCCATCGTGGTGGAAAACCGCGCCGGCGCGGGCAGCAATATCGGCATGGAACAAGCCATGCGCGCCCCGGCCGATGGCTACACGCTGGTCATCGCGGGTAGCGCCGCCGCCGTCAACCAGACGCTGTACAAGACCATCAACTACAGCCTGACCAAGGATTTCGCGCCGGTGTCGGGCGTGTTCTCGGTGCCGCTGATGTTCCTGGCCACGCCGGCCTCGGGCATCACGTCCCTGAAGCAGCTGGTGACGCAGGCGCGCGCCAATCCGGGTGAACTGGCTTACGCCAGCGCCGGCATCGGCGGCACGCAGCATCTGTCGGCCGAGATGTTCAAGGCGGCGGCCAACATCGATATCCGCCACATTCCGTACAAGGGCAGTGGCCCGGCGCAGGCGGATTTCCTGGGGCACCAGGTGCCGCTGATGGTGGATTCCGTGACCGCGGGCCTGCCGCACGTGCAGAGCAAAAAAGCCGTGGCGCTGGCCGTGACCACCGCCAAGCGCCTGCCGCAACTGCCGGACGTGCCGACGGTGGCCGAATCGGGTTATCCGGGTTTCGAGGCCATCGGCTGGGCCGCCGTGCTGGCCCCGCGCGATACGCCGGCCGACGTCACCACCTACCTGAGCCGTCAGATCGGCGTGGCGCTGAATACGCCGGAGATGCAGAAGTTCCTGCGTGACCGGGGCGCCGAACCGATGCCGCTCAGCCCCGAGGCCACGGGCAAGTTCATTGCCAGCGAAGTGGACAAGTGGGGCCGCGCGGTCAAGCAGTCCGGCGCGCAGGTGGACTAA
- a CDS encoding acetylornithine transaminase, whose product MEFSQFNVNTLMDITSRPDLVFVSGKGSWLEDHAGKRYLDFVQGWAVNTLGHSAPEMQRALVEQSQKLMNPSPAFYNIPSIELAQRLTGASCFDRVFFANSGGEANEGAIKLARKWGQVKKNGAYKIITMNHGFHGRTLATMSASGKPGWDKMFAPQVEGFPKAELNDLESVKKLIDDKTVAIMLEPVQGEGGVIPATKEFMQGLRKLADENQLLLIVDEVQTGMGRTGKMFAYQHSDVTPDIMTLAKGIGGGVPLAALLARQDACVFSHGDQGGTYNGNPLTTAVGVAVFDALAAPGFMDAVNARAKQLSEGLLALSAKYGMKGERGQGLLRALIMDRDDGPAIVEAARNQNPQGLLLNAPRPNLLRFMPALNVTAEEIDLMLTQLDALIGQVRKA is encoded by the coding sequence ATGGAATTCAGCCAGTTCAACGTCAACACCCTCATGGACATCACTTCCCGCCCGGACCTCGTGTTCGTCAGCGGCAAGGGCTCCTGGCTGGAGGATCATGCGGGCAAGCGATACCTGGACTTCGTGCAGGGCTGGGCGGTGAACACGCTGGGCCATTCGGCTCCGGAAATGCAGCGCGCGCTGGTCGAACAGTCGCAAAAGCTGATGAACCCGTCGCCGGCGTTCTACAACATTCCCTCGATCGAGCTGGCCCAACGCCTGACCGGCGCGTCCTGCTTTGACCGCGTCTTCTTCGCCAACAGCGGCGGCGAAGCCAACGAAGGCGCCATCAAGCTGGCGCGCAAGTGGGGCCAGGTCAAGAAGAACGGCGCCTACAAGATCATCACGATGAACCACGGCTTCCACGGCCGCACGCTGGCCACGATGTCCGCATCGGGCAAGCCGGGCTGGGACAAGATGTTCGCCCCGCAAGTCGAAGGCTTCCCCAAGGCAGAATTGAACGACCTGGAATCCGTGAAGAAGCTGATCGACGACAAGACCGTCGCCATCATGCTGGAGCCGGTGCAAGGCGAAGGCGGCGTCATCCCCGCCACCAAGGAGTTCATGCAAGGCCTGCGCAAGCTGGCCGACGAGAACCAGCTGCTGCTGATCGTGGACGAAGTCCAGACCGGCATGGGCCGCACCGGCAAGATGTTCGCCTACCAGCATTCCGACGTCACGCCGGACATCATGACGCTGGCCAAGGGCATCGGCGGCGGCGTGCCGCTGGCCGCGCTGCTGGCCCGCCAGGACGCCTGCGTGTTCTCGCACGGCGACCAGGGCGGTACGTATAACGGCAACCCGCTGACCACCGCCGTGGGCGTGGCCGTGTTCGACGCCCTGGCCGCCCCGGGCTTCATGGACGCCGTCAACGCGCGCGCCAAGCAACTGTCCGAAGGCCTGCTGGCCCTGTCGGCCAAGTACGGCATGAAGGGCGAACGCGGCCAAGGCCTGCTGCGCGCCCTGATCATGGACCGCGACGACGGCCCCGCCATCGTCGAAGCCGCCCGCAACCAGAACCCGCAAGGCCTGCTGCTGAACGCCCCGCGCCCCAACCTGCTGCGCTTCATGCCCGCGCTGAACGTCACGGCCGAAGAAATCGACCTGATGCTGACGCAACTGGACGCGCTGATCGGGCAGGTGCGCAAGGCTTGA
- a CDS encoding mobile mystery protein A produces MSPELNQLRLEQLQAALSAYANLLGRKPPASGWLKLIRESLGLTQRQQAERLGISAPTLHKSEQAEADERISLRQLRKLADGLDCELVYALVPRKPLTDRVQERARAVALEEVGGVAHTMGLEDQRPTEDRLRKQVERRIDELLRGRWSELWR; encoded by the coding sequence ATGTCCCCCGAACTCAACCAACTTCGCTTGGAACAACTGCAGGCCGCGCTCTCTGCTTACGCAAACCTGCTGGGGCGAAAACCGCCTGCTAGCGGTTGGTTGAAGCTGATCCGGGAGTCACTTGGCTTGACTCAGCGGCAGCAAGCCGAACGCTTGGGAATTTCGGCACCCACGCTTCATAAATCAGAACAAGCGGAAGCGGACGAACGCATCTCGCTCAGGCAACTGCGCAAGCTGGCGGACGGACTTGATTGCGAACTTGTTTATGCCTTGGTGCCTCGCAAGCCGCTCACGGATAGGGTTCAAGAGCGCGCCCGCGCTGTCGCGCTGGAAGAGGTCGGAGGCGTTGCGCACACCATGGGCCTCGAAGACCAGCGCCCAACAGAGGACCGACTCCGTAAACAAGTAGAGCGCAGAATCGATGAACTGCTACGGGGCCGATGGTCCGAGCTATGGCGCTAG
- a CDS encoding mobile mystery protein B: MALDLDYQDGQTPLDPDERAGLIPEHLSTKGDLNDWEQENLLRAVRWLKRARSPDVLSEGFCRTLHSKMFDQTWSWAGTFRRSDKNIGCDWTQVSTRLSQLLANTRWGIERGAYPPDEIAARFHRDLVWIHPFPNGNGRHSRMMADALLRSLGQAQFSWGGAGNLVNASNARTRYLNALRAADQGEYHLLLAFVRS, encoded by the coding sequence ATGGCGCTAGATCTTGACTATCAAGACGGCCAGACACCACTGGACCCCGATGAACGGGCGGGCCTCATCCCCGAGCACCTGAGCACCAAGGGCGACTTGAATGATTGGGAGCAGGAAAACCTGTTGCGTGCGGTGCGCTGGTTGAAAAGGGCTCGTTCGCCAGATGTTCTAAGCGAAGGATTCTGCCGAACGCTCCATTCCAAAATGTTTGACCAGACGTGGAGCTGGGCAGGGACCTTCCGGCGGTCAGACAAGAATATCGGTTGTGACTGGACGCAGGTCAGCACACGTCTATCGCAACTGCTTGCCAACACCCGTTGGGGAATCGAGCGTGGCGCCTATCCACCCGACGAAATCGCTGCCCGCTTTCACCGCGACCTGGTCTGGATTCACCCATTCCCAAACGGCAACGGGCGGCATTCCCGAATGATGGCTGACGCTCTTCTACGTAGCCTGGGGCAAGCGCAGTTTTCCTGGGGGGGCGCGGGAAATCTTGTGAACGCCTCCAACGCTCGGACTCGCTATCTCAACGCGCTACGCGCCGCGGACCAGGGCGAATATCACTTGCTGCTTGCGTTTGTTCGCAGCTAA